CATGGCCTCAGGACAGCCCGCGCTTCGTCGAACGTTCCGCGGAAGTAGGCCACGTTATGGAACGCCTCGCGGGCGAGAGCTTCGGCCACGAATCGTGCCGCCGCCGCGTCTCGTCCGATCACGACGAGGCGAGTGTTGTGATCCTCCATCGGCAGCCGGCCATCGTCCTTCGCACGCTTGACCTCGCCGACGTCTTTTCCTTCCAACACCCCGCTCCGCGGAATGCTTCGAGCGTTGGGCAGGGTGCCGGAGCGGAAAGCGTCGAG
The sequence above is a segment of the Candidatus Eisenbacteria bacterium genome. Coding sequences within it:
- a CDS encoding rhodanese-like domain-containing protein; this encodes LDAFRSGTLPNARSIPRSGVLEGKDVGEVKRAKDDGRLPMEDHNTRLVVIGRDAAAARFVAEALAREAFHNVAYFRGTFDEARAVLRP